One Tunturibacter gelidoferens genomic region harbors:
- a CDS encoding nitroreductase family protein: MTTKNKKTLSQAIQERRATPSFDGASIPVEDLRQILDAGLHAPSGYNLQPWRFVVVQSVEQKKKLRGASYNQGKVEEASAVIVACGDTDGWRKDLDLILEKGRKGGMPESYAAQAQSSVLNYMSSFSSGQMQGWLNKQVMLAFTHMMLMAEVMGYDTAPMEGFEQDKVHEVLRLPLSYWVVALLAIGHVKGPDKFDGGRFEIGHTVFGEEFGKPLKL, encoded by the coding sequence ATGACGACAAAAAATAAAAAGACATTGAGTCAGGCAATTCAGGAGCGCAGAGCGACACCAAGTTTTGATGGTGCGTCGATTCCTGTTGAGGACCTGCGCCAGATTCTCGATGCGGGTCTGCATGCACCGAGCGGGTACAACCTTCAGCCCTGGCGGTTTGTCGTGGTGCAGTCGGTGGAGCAGAAGAAGAAGCTGCGTGGAGCGAGTTACAACCAGGGCAAGGTGGAAGAGGCGTCGGCGGTAATTGTGGCCTGCGGCGATACAGATGGATGGCGTAAGGATCTGGACCTGATACTCGAGAAGGGACGCAAAGGCGGGATGCCGGAGAGTTACGCGGCGCAGGCACAGAGCAGCGTGCTGAACTACATGTCGAGCTTCAGCAGCGGACAGATGCAGGGTTGGCTGAATAAGCAGGTGATGCTGGCGTTTACGCACATGATGTTGATGGCGGAGGTGATGGGATATGACACCGCGCCGATGGAAGGGTTCGAACAGGACAAGGTGCATGAGGTACTGCGGCTTCCGCTGAGCTATTGGGTAGTTGCGCTATTGGCGATTGGGCATGTAAAGGGTCCGGACAAGTTCGATGGCGGTCGATTTGAGATCGGACATACCGTATTTGGCGAAGAGTTTGGCAAGCCTCTGAAGCTGTAA
- the purB gene encoding adenylosuccinate lyase, with product MIARYTRPELGCIWSDANKYQCWLTVEVAASQALAKFGLVPQSAADTIRDKGAFTVDRINEIEAEVRHDVIAFTTTVAEHIADPEASRWLHYGLTSTDVVDTAQSLQLKEASAIIRAGIVALSETLKKRAIEFKHTPIIGRTHGIHAEPSTFGLKLLLWYSEMQRNLTRFDAAAEDLRVGKLSGAVGTFGHLKPEHEEAICNQLGLKPVAIATQVVQRDRHAAYISTLAVLASTLDKIATEIRHLQRTEVREAEEFFSEKQKGSSAMPHKRNPITSEQISGLARVIRANAQTAFENVALWHERDISHSSAERVILPDSTILADYLLAKTQNLIAKLLVYPARMLKNLESTGGLIFSGQLLLDLAESGMSREDAYRLVQGHAMNSWKNDLIFRDEIAKVPEITARLSPEKLARAFDYNRQLANVDAIFARVLNQ from the coding sequence ATGATCGCCCGCTACACACGTCCCGAGCTAGGCTGCATCTGGTCCGACGCCAACAAGTACCAGTGCTGGCTCACCGTAGAAGTCGCCGCCTCGCAAGCCCTCGCCAAGTTCGGCCTCGTCCCCCAGTCCGCCGCCGACACCATCCGCGACAAGGGCGCCTTCACTGTAGACCGCATCAACGAAATCGAAGCCGAAGTCCGTCACGACGTCATCGCCTTCACCACCACCGTCGCCGAGCACATCGCCGACCCCGAAGCCTCCCGCTGGCTCCACTACGGCCTCACCAGCACCGACGTAGTCGACACCGCCCAATCCCTCCAACTCAAAGAAGCCTCAGCGATCATCCGCGCCGGCATCGTAGCCCTCTCCGAAACCCTGAAGAAGCGCGCGATAGAGTTCAAGCACACCCCCATCATCGGCCGCACCCACGGCATCCACGCCGAACCCTCCACCTTCGGCCTCAAGCTCCTCCTCTGGTACTCCGAGATGCAGCGCAACCTCACCCGTTTCGACGCCGCCGCCGAAGACCTCCGCGTAGGCAAGCTCTCCGGAGCCGTCGGCACCTTCGGCCACCTCAAGCCCGAGCACGAAGAAGCCATTTGTAACCAACTCGGTCTCAAACCGGTTGCGATAGCAACCCAGGTCGTCCAGCGTGACCGCCACGCCGCCTACATCTCCACGCTAGCCGTTCTGGCAAGCACGTTAGACAAAATAGCCACCGAGATCCGCCACCTCCAGCGCACCGAAGTCCGCGAAGCCGAAGAGTTCTTCAGCGAAAAACAAAAAGGCTCGAGCGCGATGCCGCACAAGCGCAACCCCATCACCAGCGAACAAATCAGTGGCCTAGCTCGAGTCATCCGCGCCAACGCGCAGACCGCCTTCGAAAACGTAGCCCTCTGGCACGAACGCGACATCTCCCACTCCTCCGCCGAGCGCGTCATCCTCCCTGACTCCACCATCCTCGCTGACTACCTCCTCGCCAAAACCCAGAACCTCATCGCCAAGCTCCTCGTCTACCCAGCGCGAATGCTCAAGAACCTCGAGTCCACCGGCGGCCTCATCTTCTCAGGCCAACTCCTGCTCGACCTCGCCGAATCCGGCATGTCCCGCGAAGACGCCTACCGCCTCGTCCAGGGCCACGCCATGAACTCTTGGAAGAACGACCTCATCTTCCGCGACGAGATCGCCAAAGTCCCCGAGATCACCGCCCGCCTCTCCCCTGAAAAACTGGCCCGCGCCTTCGACTACAACCGCCAGCTGGCCAACGTAGACGCCATCTTCGCCCGCGTCCTCAATCAATAG
- a CDS encoding YkgJ family cysteine cluster protein has protein sequence MSDTLIQIVDTAAADAYQRGGHHLVCHPGCSQCCIGVFPIAHEDGARLREGLAVLEQTDPAKSLRIKKRVAESLTRLDPWFPGDLTTGILSEDHEAAILFEEFANDEPCPVLDPDHGTCDLYEYRPILCRTFGPPMRSEGDNGEVNLATCELCFIHATAEEIATCELDPTIPAQEEASNQTFNAAHALHGQTLIAYALRQ, from the coding sequence ATGTCAGACACCCTCATCCAAATCGTAGACACAGCCGCAGCCGACGCCTACCAGCGCGGAGGCCATCACCTCGTCTGCCATCCCGGCTGCTCCCAATGCTGCATCGGCGTCTTCCCCATCGCCCACGAAGACGGAGCACGCCTCCGCGAAGGCCTCGCAGTCCTCGAGCAAACCGACCCGGCCAAATCCCTCCGCATCAAAAAACGAGTAGCCGAATCCTTAACCCGCCTAGACCCCTGGTTCCCCGGCGACCTCACCACCGGCATCCTCAGCGAGGACCACGAAGCCGCCATCCTCTTCGAAGAGTTCGCCAACGACGAGCCCTGCCCCGTCCTCGACCCCGACCACGGCACCTGCGACCTCTACGAATACCGCCCCATCCTCTGCCGCACCTTCGGACCACCCATGCGCAGCGAAGGCGACAACGGTGAAGTCAATCTCGCCACCTGCGAGCTCTGCTTCATCCACGCCACCGCGGAAGAGATCGCCACCTGTGAACTCGACCCCACCATCCCCGCCCAGGAGGAAGCCAGCAATCAGACCTTCAACGCCGCCCACGCTCTCCACGGCCAGACTCTCATTGCCTACGCCCTCCGCCAATGA
- a CDS encoding CPBP family intramembrane glutamic endopeptidase, with protein MHPILPEGEAILQPPMDNTPNDAPEDAPHRIPNLGHALLFLSIAGLFLFLTQLLLLGFTHGPAIGGKLSAASFPPKLLIASEAFTYLATLAISWFVFPLLWKRPFANGIDANPDAARRNAFRLIPIGLTLSFAVQAISSVIAIPKDIPMDDFFRTPSDVWLVTFFGILLAPLFEEILFRGFLLPAVAIAYDWLSLPRTPAAREFWYSNNKISTPALVFSAVFTSILFAALHGQQTAFTWPVLLLLFCVSLILSAIRIRLRSVLASTLIHASYNFTIFLTAFIATGGYRHLDRMTR; from the coding sequence GTGCACCCCATACTCCCCGAAGGCGAGGCCATCCTTCAGCCTCCCATGGACAACACCCCCAATGACGCGCCCGAGGACGCTCCTCACCGCATCCCCAACCTCGGCCACGCCCTCCTCTTCCTCTCCATCGCCGGCCTCTTCCTCTTCCTCACCCAGCTACTTCTCCTCGGCTTCACTCACGGTCCCGCGATCGGCGGCAAACTATCAGCCGCCTCCTTTCCGCCCAAGCTGCTCATAGCCTCAGAGGCGTTCACCTACCTCGCGACCCTCGCCATCTCCTGGTTCGTCTTCCCCCTCCTCTGGAAGCGTCCCTTCGCCAACGGCATCGACGCGAACCCCGACGCCGCCCGCCGCAACGCCTTCCGCCTCATCCCCATCGGCCTCACCCTCTCCTTCGCCGTGCAGGCCATCTCATCCGTCATCGCCATCCCCAAAGACATCCCCATGGACGACTTCTTCCGCACGCCATCGGACGTCTGGCTGGTCACCTTCTTCGGCATCCTCCTCGCCCCCCTCTTCGAAGAGATCCTCTTCCGCGGCTTCCTCCTTCCCGCCGTCGCCATCGCCTACGACTGGCTCTCGCTCCCCCGCACCCCCGCCGCCCGCGAGTTCTGGTACTCCAACAACAAGATCTCCACGCCCGCCCTGGTCTTCTCCGCCGTCTTCACCAGCATCCTCTTCGCCGCGCTCCACGGCCAGCAGACCGCCTTCACCTGGCCCGTCCTGCTGCTTCTCTTCTGCGTCTCGCTCATCCTCAGCGCCATCCGCATCCGCCTCCGTTCCGTCCTGGCTTCCACCCTCATCCACGCCAGCTACAACTTCACCATCTTCCTCACCGCCTTCATCGCCACCGGCGGCTACCGCCACCTCGACCGCATGACGCGCTAA
- a CDS encoding UbiX family flavin prenyltransferase produces MPEPSKITLAITGASGSIYAAEILRALAADERVAKINFVASDSALRVFAEELNLSGRNDLAEKLLGSSCPKLQQHAENDIGANIASGSYPTDAMIVLPCSMGTLASIANGLAANLIQRAADVCLKENRPLILCIRETPFNRIHIRNMQLASDAGATIFPAIPTLYNHPQSTQEMARNFIHRVLAHIGLPQPNAYQWQPD; encoded by the coding sequence ATGCCAGAACCTAGCAAAATCACCCTAGCGATCACCGGAGCCAGCGGCAGCATCTACGCCGCCGAGATCCTCCGCGCCCTGGCCGCCGACGAGCGCGTAGCAAAGATCAACTTCGTCGCCTCCGACAGCGCCCTCCGCGTCTTCGCCGAAGAGCTCAACCTGAGCGGCCGCAACGACCTCGCCGAAAAGCTCCTCGGCTCCTCCTGCCCCAAACTCCAACAGCACGCCGAAAACGACATCGGAGCCAACATCGCCAGCGGCAGCTACCCGACCGACGCCATGATCGTTCTACCCTGCTCCATGGGCACCCTGGCAAGCATCGCCAACGGCCTAGCCGCAAACCTCATCCAACGCGCCGCTGACGTCTGCCTCAAAGAGAACCGCCCCCTCATCCTCTGCATCCGCGAGACACCCTTCAACCGCATCCACATCCGCAACATGCAGCTGGCCTCCGACGCCGGAGCCACCATCTTCCCCGCCATCCCCACCCTCTACAACCATCCCCAAAGCACACAAGAGATGGCCCGCAACTTCATCCACCGAGTCCTGGCCCACATCGGTCTGCCCCAACCCAACGCCTACCAGTGGCAACCCGACTAG
- the uvrA gene encoding excinuclease ABC subunit UvrA — protein MGITHITVRGARQHNLRNVDVSIPRNTLTVVTGLSGSGKSSLAFDTIYAEGQRRYVETLSAYARQFLDQMERPDVDAIDGLSPAISIEQKTTSRSPRSTVGTITEIYDYLRLLYASVGQPHCPNCHRPITRQSAEQIVERIAALSPGERITVYAPIVRGRKGEFREELEALDQQGFRARIDGEMTELTEGMRLEKRKNHTIEAVVDRIILKPLPPDNTNAALAAASKESATPKYDTRRLETSVTKALQMANGLVLIGIQNPNTREQDETLYSSSMACPDCGINVPRLEPRSFSFNSNYGACPNCHGLGSIYDFDPAKTITDWSKPLLDGAMGPGSGSAYLLRLIKLFAEKTKINIKLPFEDLTTEQQNLFLYGPPRAEAGRTGFHGIFEYLRSNLEDTKSEGYREYMMQYMSATICPVCKGRRLRPESLAVTVNGASIADFTALPLERALTSARNINFVGRDRIIADRLQREIIERLEFLNAVGLGYLALDRSAATLSGGEGQRIRLATQIGSRLRGVLYVLDEPSIGLHQRDNQRLINALENLRDLGNTVLVVEHDEDTIRKADYVLDLGPGAGKNGGYLIADGTPQQIMDNPASITGQYLAGKIEILARTQPRELTNNWVTVEDAHSHNLQNVTAHFPLGVMTVITGVSGSGKSTLVNDILYRSLAKELYGSREEPGQHGKVIGIDQLDKVIQIDQSPIGRTPRSNPATYTGVFTAIRDLFAMLPESRERGYKPGRFSFNVQGGRCEACQGEGQRRIEMNFLPDVYVLCEVCNGRRYNQETLSVKFNGYSIADLLDLPIADAVPILKDIPTVNIKLQTLVDVGLGYIHLGQSATTLSGGEAQRMKLARELSKRQTGRTLYLLDEPTTGLHFDDVRKLLEVLHRLTDLGNTVVIIEHNLDIIRNADYILDMGPEGGEGGGRVIAHGTPEQIATVAASHTGGFLARYYTSHKSNFASRNGTSHAGPQPRTIAAAPDAIKQPKAKFIAPEKKTGLAKASTTKPAERSPKSIKPKAAKKSTISNAGTRKDSGSKNKPPASKPAPSTKKA, from the coding sequence ATGGGCATTACTCACATCACCGTCCGCGGCGCTCGCCAGCACAATCTGCGCAACGTCGACGTCAGCATTCCGCGCAACACCCTCACCGTGGTCACCGGCCTCTCCGGCTCCGGAAAGTCCTCCCTCGCCTTCGACACCATCTACGCCGAAGGCCAACGCCGCTACGTGGAAACCTTATCGGCGTACGCCAGACAATTCTTAGACCAGATGGAGCGCCCCGACGTCGACGCCATCGACGGCCTCTCCCCCGCCATCTCCATCGAGCAGAAAACCACCAGCCGCAGCCCCCGCTCCACCGTCGGCACCATCACCGAGATCTATGACTATCTGAGGCTTCTTTACGCGAGCGTAGGCCAGCCCCACTGCCCCAACTGCCACCGCCCCATCACCCGCCAGTCCGCCGAGCAGATCGTCGAACGCATCGCCGCCCTCTCCCCCGGCGAACGCATCACCGTCTACGCCCCCATCGTCCGCGGCCGGAAAGGCGAGTTCCGCGAAGAGCTCGAAGCCCTCGACCAGCAAGGCTTCCGCGCCCGCATCGACGGCGAGATGACCGAGCTCACCGAGGGTATGCGTCTCGAAAAACGCAAGAACCACACCATCGAAGCCGTCGTCGACCGCATCATCCTCAAGCCCCTCCCACCCGACAACACCAACGCCGCCCTCGCCGCCGCTTCGAAAGAATCAGCAACCCCCAAATACGACACCCGCCGCCTCGAAACCTCCGTCACCAAAGCCCTCCAGATGGCCAACGGCCTCGTCCTCATCGGCATCCAGAACCCCAACACCCGCGAGCAGGACGAAACCCTCTACTCCTCCTCAATGGCCTGCCCCGACTGCGGCATCAACGTCCCTCGCCTCGAGCCCCGCAGCTTCTCCTTCAACTCCAACTACGGCGCCTGCCCCAACTGCCACGGCCTCGGCAGCATCTACGACTTCGACCCCGCCAAGACCATCACCGACTGGTCCAAGCCGCTCCTCGACGGCGCCATGGGCCCCGGCAGCGGCTCCGCCTACCTCCTCCGCCTCATCAAGCTCTTCGCCGAAAAAACAAAAATCAACATTAAGCTCCCCTTCGAAGACCTCACCACCGAGCAGCAAAACCTCTTCCTCTACGGCCCCCCGCGCGCCGAAGCCGGCCGCACGGGCTTCCATGGCATCTTCGAATACCTCCGCTCCAACCTCGAAGACACCAAATCCGAGGGCTATCGCGAGTACATGATGCAGTACATGTCCGCGACCATCTGCCCCGTCTGCAAAGGCCGCCGCCTCCGCCCCGAATCCCTTGCCGTGACGGTAAACGGCGCATCGATCGCCGACTTCACCGCCCTACCTCTCGAGCGCGCTCTTACCTCCGCCCGCAACATAAACTTCGTAGGCCGCGACCGCATCATCGCCGACCGCCTCCAGCGCGAGATCATCGAGCGCCTCGAGTTCCTCAACGCCGTCGGCCTCGGCTACCTCGCCCTCGACCGCAGCGCCGCCACCCTCTCCGGCGGCGAAGGCCAGCGCATCCGCCTCGCCACACAGATCGGCTCCCGCCTCCGCGGCGTCCTTTACGTCCTCGACGAGCCCTCCATCGGCCTCCACCAGCGCGACAACCAGCGCCTGATCAACGCCCTCGAAAACCTCCGCGACCTAGGCAACACGGTCCTCGTCGTCGAGCACGACGAAGACACCATCCGCAAGGCTGACTACGTCCTCGACCTCGGCCCCGGCGCCGGCAAAAACGGAGGCTACCTCATCGCCGACGGCACCCCTCAGCAAATCATGGACAACCCGGCGTCCATCACCGGCCAGTACCTCGCCGGCAAGATCGAGATCCTTGCCCGGACCCAACCCCGCGAACTCACCAACAACTGGGTCACCGTCGAAGACGCCCACTCCCACAACCTGCAAAACGTCACCGCCCACTTCCCCCTCGGCGTCATGACGGTCATCACCGGCGTAAGCGGCAGCGGCAAATCCACCCTCGTCAACGACATCCTCTACCGCTCCCTCGCCAAAGAACTCTACGGCTCCCGCGAAGAGCCCGGCCAGCACGGCAAGGTCATCGGCATCGATCAGCTAGACAAAGTAATCCAGATCGACCAGTCCCCGATTGGGCGGACTCCTCGTTCAAATCCCGCCACCTACACCGGCGTCTTCACCGCCATCCGCGACCTCTTCGCCATGCTCCCCGAATCGCGCGAGCGCGGCTACAAACCTGGTCGCTTCTCCTTCAACGTCCAGGGCGGACGCTGCGAAGCCTGCCAGGGTGAAGGCCAGCGCCGCATCGAGATGAACTTCCTCCCCGACGTCTATGTCCTCTGCGAAGTATGTAACGGACGTCGTTACAATCAGGAGACCCTGTCCGTCAAGTTCAACGGCTACTCCATCGCCGACCTCCTCGACCTCCCCATCGCCGACGCCGTCCCAATCTTAAAAGACATCCCCACCGTCAACATCAAGCTGCAAACCCTCGTCGACGTAGGCCTCGGCTACATCCATCTCGGCCAGTCCGCCACCACCCTCTCCGGCGGCGAAGCCCAGCGCATGAAGCTCGCCCGCGAGCTCAGCAAGCGCCAGACTGGCCGCACCCTCTACCTCCTCGACGAGCCCACCACCGGCCTCCACTTCGACGATGTCAGAAAACTGCTTGAGGTCCTCCACCGGTTAACCGACCTAGGCAACACCGTCGTCATCATCGAGCACAATCTCGACATCATCCGCAACGCCGACTACATCCTCGACATGGGTCCCGAGGGCGGCGAAGGCGGCGGCCGCGTCATCGCCCACGGCACGCCCGAGCAGATCGCCACCGTCGCCGCCTCCCACACCGGAGGCTTCCTCGCCCGCTACTACACCTCCCACAAATCCAACTTCGCCAGCCGCAACGGCACCAGCCACGCCGGCCCCCAGCCCCGAACCATCGCCGCCGCCCCCGACGCGATCAAACAGCCAAAAGCCAAATTCATCGCACCAGAGAAGAAAACCGGTCTCGCCAAAGCCAGCACCACCAAACCCGCCGAAAGATCCCCCAAAAGCATCAAGCCAAAAGCCGCAAAGAAGTCCACAATAAGCAATGCAGGGACTCGAAAAGATTCAGGATCGAAGAACAAACCACCCGCCTCAAAGCCGGCCCCAAGCACGAAAAAAGCATGA
- a CDS encoding SDR family oxidoreductase, with product MSRTALIAGVTGIVGINLAQQLLSNGWEVHGLARRASNIIEGVDFIATDLLDPSALRDAVSHLKPSHVFITTWLRQPTEAENILVNSAMVRNLLKAVAPAKSVRHVALVTGLKHYLGPFEAYGKGKLPATPFREDQPRLDIKNFYYAQEDELFASATHHQFSWTIHRPHTIIGYALGNAMNMGVTLAVYATICRETGRPFVFPGSSAQWNSLTDMTDARLLARHLEWASTTPAARHHAFNVVNGDVFRWSWMWSRLADWFGIEPAPLPSQITPLEQQLAGTEEIWSTIAKSHNLIEPNLNNLASAWHTDADLGRPIEVVTDMSKSRKFGFLDYQPTDESFHDLFTRLRQDRIIP from the coding sequence ATGTCCCGCACCGCACTCATCGCCGGAGTCACCGGCATCGTCGGCATCAACCTCGCGCAACAGCTCCTGTCCAACGGCTGGGAGGTTCACGGCCTCGCCCGTCGCGCCTCAAACATTATCGAAGGCGTAGACTTCATCGCCACCGACCTCCTCGATCCTAGCGCTCTGCGCGACGCAGTCTCTCATCTCAAACCCTCGCACGTCTTCATTACTACCTGGCTCCGCCAACCTACCGAAGCCGAAAACATTCTCGTCAACTCCGCAATGGTGCGCAACCTCCTTAAGGCCGTCGCGCCCGCCAAGTCCGTCCGTCACGTAGCCCTGGTCACCGGCCTCAAGCACTACCTCGGTCCCTTCGAGGCCTACGGCAAAGGCAAACTCCCCGCCACACCCTTTCGCGAAGACCAGCCCCGTCTCGACATCAAAAACTTCTACTACGCCCAGGAGGACGAGCTCTTCGCCTCCGCCACGCATCACCAGTTCAGCTGGACCATCCATCGCCCGCACACCATCATCGGCTACGCCCTCGGCAACGCGATGAACATGGGCGTCACCCTCGCCGTCTACGCCACCATCTGCCGCGAAACCGGCCGCCCCTTCGTCTTCCCCGGCTCTTCGGCCCAGTGGAACAGCCTCACCGACATGACCGACGCAAGACTCCTCGCCCGCCATCTCGAGTGGGCCTCAACAACTCCCGCAGCACGCCATCATGCCTTCAACGTGGTCAACGGCGACGTCTTCCGCTGGAGCTGGATGTGGTCTCGCCTCGCCGACTGGTTCGGCATCGAACCCGCTCCACTTCCCAGCCAGATCACGCCGCTCGAACAACAACTGGCCGGCACAGAAGAGATCTGGAGCACCATTGCAAAATCCCATAACCTCATCGAACCCAACCTCAACAACCTCGCCTCCGCCTGGCACACCGACGCCGACCTCGGCCGCCCCATCGAAGTCGTCACCGACATGAGCAAGAGCCGCAAGTTCGGCTTCCTCGACTACCAGCCCACCGACGAAAGCTTCCACGACCTCTTCACCCGCCTCCGCCAAGACCGCATCATCCCCTAG
- a CDS encoding glycoside hydrolase family 32 protein, whose amino-acid sequence MQKRLSHEVIRVVATLAFLVLPLCAQTSDYDQPYRPQVHFSPEEHWTNDPNGLVFYQGEYHLFFQYNPFGNQWGHMSWGHAVSTDLLHWHELPVAIPEHDDTMIFTGSVVVDHQNTSGLCTHGDCLVAIYTGHTQTPEGIRQTQNLAVSLDKGRNWAQYPGNPVLDLHMADFRDPSVTWDPTAHHWIMAVSLPKEHKVRFYSSPDLKQWTQLSDFGPTGDTNGDWECPDLIRVPSSNSARTIWALKVGLNPGAPQGGSGEQYFLGDFDGKAFHQSRLRGSHGWTNYGKDDYCAISFNSLPKDQKPTLLGWMSNWQYAAKIPTTPWRGQMSLPRRLSYISDSAGLALIQEPVVAPLRGKNYEVSALSINSSALYGSGHTIQPPFEIRLQFGHPVEPVFGLRIYSDQQHWTEVAFDTNKKEFYIDRTHSGAAISPDFPVRTTSPLITTRPYDLTLIVDRSSVEAFAQDGTIAMTDLVFPVSNNLQIQIFPDDAKPIQSEGQLWELKSIW is encoded by the coding sequence ATGCAGAAGAGGCTTTCCCACGAAGTAATCCGAGTCGTTGCCACTTTGGCCTTCTTAGTCCTGCCCCTCTGCGCGCAGACCTCCGACTACGACCAGCCCTATCGCCCGCAAGTCCACTTCTCCCCCGAAGAACACTGGACCAACGACCCCAACGGCCTCGTCTTTTACCAGGGCGAGTACCACCTCTTCTTCCAGTACAACCCCTTCGGCAACCAGTGGGGACACATGAGCTGGGGCCACGCCGTCAGCACCGATCTCCTCCACTGGCACGAGCTCCCCGTCGCCATCCCCGAGCACGACGACACCATGATCTTCACCGGCAGCGTCGTCGTCGATCACCAGAACACCAGCGGCCTCTGCACTCACGGCGACTGCCTCGTCGCCATCTACACAGGCCACACCCAAACTCCAGAAGGCATCCGCCAGACCCAAAACCTTGCCGTCAGCCTGGACAAGGGCCGCAACTGGGCCCAGTACCCCGGCAACCCCGTCCTCGATCTGCACATGGCCGACTTTCGCGACCCCAGCGTCACCTGGGATCCCACCGCGCACCACTGGATCATGGCCGTCTCCCTGCCCAAAGAACATAAGGTCCGCTTCTACTCCTCCCCCGACCTCAAGCAGTGGACACAGCTCAGCGACTTCGGCCCCACCGGCGACACCAACGGCGACTGGGAGTGCCCCGACCTCATCCGCGTCCCCTCATCCAACAGCGCCAGGACCATCTGGGCCCTCAAAGTCGGCCTCAACCCAGGCGCTCCGCAAGGCGGCTCCGGAGAGCAGTACTTCCTCGGCGACTTCGACGGCAAAGCCTTCCATCAGTCCCGCCTCCGCGGCTCCCACGGCTGGACCAACTACGGCAAAGACGACTACTGCGCCATCAGCTTCAACAGTCTTCCCAAAGATCAGAAGCCAACCCTCCTCGGTTGGATGAGCAACTGGCAGTACGCCGCCAAGATCCCCACCACACCCTGGCGAGGACAGATGAGTCTTCCCCGTCGTCTCTCCTACATCAGCGACTCCGCAGGCCTGGCCCTCATTCAGGAGCCCGTCGTCGCTCCCCTCCGAGGAAAAAACTACGAAGTCTCTGCCCTTTCCATCAACTCCTCCGCCCTCTACGGAAGCGGCCATACCATCCAACCTCCCTTCGAGATCCGACTCCAATTCGGCCACCCCGTAGAACCGGTCTTCGGCCTCAGGATCTACTCCGACCAGCAACACTGGACCGAAGTAGCCTTCGACACCAACAAGAAAGAGTTCTACATCGACCGCACCCACTCAGGCGCAGCCATCAGTCCGGACTTCCCCGTCCGCACCACCTCGCCACTCATCACCACCCGCCCCTATGACCTCACCCTGATCGTAGACCGATCCTCCGTCGAAGCCTTCGCCCAGGACGGCACCATCGCCATGACCGACTTGGTCTTCCCCGTCTCCAACAATCTTCAGATCCAGATCTTCCCCGACGACGCCAAGCCAATCCAAAGCGAAGGCCAACTCTGGGAGCTCAAATCAATCTGGTAA
- a CDS encoding alpha/beta fold hydrolase, with product MKLALRVLAVLLLLMISAGLIFYRYPLWVADQHTRFHLWREGVKSEYVEAGGYRLHYFEAGPAGGGGTPLVLVHGLGARGEDWGAMIPALAAQGFHVYVPDLLGFGRSPKPDVSYSISLQEQTVAQFMQAVHVARADVGGWSMGGWVVMKLALDHPEMVDRLMVYDSAGLYFPATFGPELFTPSDPAGVRKLIAILTPKPRVIPDFAAEAMVRKLQANAWVVNRSTASMIGGRDLLDFRLHNISQPMLIVWGAQDELIPLASGEAIHKSVPQSVLDIVEGCGHLAPAECAKPVVEGTVEFLRAQPPMRGGGRTFAAGY from the coding sequence ATGAAGCTTGCACTGCGCGTTTTGGCTGTTCTCTTGCTTTTGATGATTTCGGCCGGGCTGATCTTTTATCGATATCCCCTTTGGGTTGCGGATCAGCACACTCGATTTCATCTGTGGCGCGAGGGCGTGAAGAGCGAGTATGTCGAAGCTGGCGGGTACAGGCTCCATTATTTTGAGGCGGGACCGGCGGGCGGGGGTGGCACGCCGCTGGTGTTGGTTCATGGGTTGGGGGCTCGGGGGGAAGACTGGGGGGCGATGATTCCTGCGCTGGCTGCGCAGGGATTTCATGTGTACGTGCCGGATCTGCTTGGTTTCGGCCGATCGCCCAAGCCCGATGTGAGCTACTCGATCTCGCTGCAGGAGCAGACTGTGGCTCAGTTTATGCAGGCGGTGCATGTTGCGAGGGCAGATGTTGGTGGATGGTCGATGGGCGGCTGGGTCGTGATGAAGCTTGCGCTGGATCATCCGGAGATGGTGGATCGGCTGATGGTGTATGACAGTGCGGGGCTGTATTTTCCGGCTACGTTTGGGCCGGAGTTGTTTACTCCGAGCGATCCGGCTGGGGTAAGGAAGTTGATTGCGATTCTGACGCCGAAGCCTCGGGTTATTCCTGACTTTGCGGCGGAGGCGATGGTGCGGAAGCTGCAGGCCAATGCGTGGGTGGTGAATCGCAGTACGGCTTCGATGATCGGCGGGCGAGATCTGCTGGACTTTCGTTTGCATAATATCTCGCAGCCGATGTTGATCGTGTGGGGCGCGCAGGATGAGTTAATTCCGCTGGCGTCGGGCGAGGCGATCCATAAGAGTGTGCCGCAGTCTGTGCTGGATATCGTCGAAGGGTGCGGGCACCTGGCTCCAGCGGAGTGTGCGAAGCCGGTGGTCGAGGGGACGGTGGAGTTTTTGCGAGCGCAGCCGCCTATGCGCGGGGGTGGCAGGACGTTTGCTGCGGGGTATTAG